A window of the Hevea brasiliensis isolate MT/VB/25A 57/8 chromosome 6, ASM3005281v1, whole genome shotgun sequence genome harbors these coding sequences:
- the LOC131180589 gene encoding protein VACUOLELESS GAMETOPHYTES-like translates to METFSSIVHPAHVHPLTLIPSPAYPSGAFTCNGCGGVGRDSCYRCNHCNYDLHTACAAAQNPPSLTHHSHPHHQLHLTFLPPYPSKAFSCNICQNIGRRWSYRCGLCNFDAHVDCAKLGHQHYNSSPQANSQFQQYGNRVNSPLGGGLGPPMIYDVTHGFAYGVGLQAGQNFVNGIFLADPNHGGGGDFPSSSSDQSSFLDNIFD, encoded by the coding sequence ATGGAGACATTCAGTTCAATTGTCCACCCAGCTCATGTGCACCCACTTACCCTCATCCCCTCCCCAGCTTACCCTAGTGGTGCTTTCACATGTAATGGCTGCGGTGGCGTCGGCCGTGACTCTTGCTACCGCTGCAATCATTGTAACTACGATTTACACACTGCTTGTGCTGCTGCTCAAAACCCACCTTCACTTACTCACCATTCTCACCCTCATCACCAACTTCACCTCACCTTTCTGCCTCCTTACCCATCTAAAGCCTTTTCTTGCAATATATGCCAAAACATCGGTCGCCGTTGGTCCTACCGCTGTGGTCTCTGTAACTTTGATGCACACGTGGACTGTGCAAAATTGGGTCATCAGCATTACAACTCTTCACCACAAGCCAATTCTCAATTCCAGCAGTATGGGAATAGAGTCAACAGTCCACTTGGTGGTGGCCTTGGGCCCCCTATGATATATGATGTGACTCATGGGTTCGCTTATGGGGTTGGCCTACAGGCTGGTCAGAATTTTGTGAATGGCATCTTTCTTGCTGATCCAAatcatggtggtggtggtgattttCCTTCTTCCTCATCCGATCAATCTTCATTTTTGGATAATATATTTGATTGA
- the LOC131180960 gene encoding protein VACUOLELESS GAMETOPHYTES-like yields METLPSSIGHPAHVHPLTLIPSPAYPSGTFTCNGCGGVGRDSCYRCNHCNYDLHTACAAAQNPPSLIHHSHPHHQLHLTFLPPYPSKAFSCNICQNIGRRCSYRCGLCNFDAHVDCAKLVHQHYNSSPQANSQFQQYGNRINSPHGGGLGLPMIYDVAHGFAYGVGQQAGQNFANGICHADPNHGGGGDFPSSSSDQSSFLDNIFDWQN; encoded by the coding sequence ATGGAGACATTGCCCAGTTCAATTGGCCACCCAGCTCACGTGCACCCACTTACCCTCATCCCCTCCCCAGCTTACCCTAGTGGAACTTTCACATGTAATGGCTGCGGTGGCGTCGGCCGTGACTCTTGCTACCGCTGCAATCATTGTAACTACGATTTACACACTGCTTGTGCTGCTGCTCAAAACCCACCTTCACTTATTCACCATTCTCACCCTCATCACCAACTTCACCTCACCTTTCTGCCTCCTTACCCATCTAAAGCCTTTTCTTGCAATATATGCCAAAACATCGGTCGCCGTTGTTCCTACCGCTGTGGTCTCTGTAACTTTGATGCACATGTGGATTGTGCAAAATTGGTTCATCAGCATTACAACTCTTCACCACAAGCCAATTCTCAATTTCAGCAGTATGGGAATAGAATCAACAGTCCACATGGTGGTGGCCTTGGGCTCCCTATGATATATGATGTGGCTCATGGGTTTGCTTATGGGGTTGGCCAACAGGCTGGTCAGAATTTTGCGAATGGCATCTGTCATGCTGATCCAAATCATGGGGGTGGTGGTGATTTTCCTTCTTCCTCATCCGATCAATCTTCATTTTTGGATAATATATTTGATTGGCAAAATTAG